One Myxococcus stipitatus DNA segment encodes these proteins:
- a CDS encoding GDYXXLXY domain-containing protein, with translation MRTHVIFGGLALVLASTLALVVQKERVLATGQLVLLELAPVDPRSLIQGDYMRLDYAITRERGWVDIRAPDTSPSRDGNLVLKLDEHGVGQFVRIDSPDTPLAPGEFKLRYRLRGGWARLGAESFFFQEGQGHRFARARYAELRVAPSGASVLAGLRDANRVPIPAGGDDLPAPPLPGDFDLDAEPTAPTDTVPTVAPDTTVTPPAPSGVRGEALAPTEAAPTPIDDAPSPTEAAPTLTPPTRDDPTPSP, from the coding sequence ATGCGCACCCACGTCATCTTCGGAGGCCTGGCGCTCGTCCTCGCCTCCACGCTCGCGCTCGTCGTCCAGAAGGAGCGCGTTCTCGCCACGGGGCAGCTGGTGCTGCTGGAGCTGGCCCCCGTCGACCCGCGCTCGCTCATTCAGGGCGACTACATGCGCCTCGACTACGCCATCACCCGCGAGCGGGGCTGGGTCGACATCAGGGCGCCCGACACGTCCCCTTCTCGCGACGGCAACCTGGTGCTGAAGCTGGATGAGCACGGCGTGGGCCAGTTCGTGCGCATCGACTCGCCAGACACGCCGCTGGCGCCCGGAGAATTCAAGCTGCGCTACCGGCTGCGCGGAGGCTGGGCCCGGCTGGGCGCGGAGTCGTTCTTCTTCCAGGAAGGCCAAGGCCACCGCTTCGCCCGCGCGCGCTACGCGGAGCTCAGGGTGGCCCCCAGCGGCGCCAGCGTCCTCGCGGGCCTGCGCGACGCGAACCGCGTGCCCATCCCCGCCGGAGGCGACGACCTCCCCGCCCCGCCCCTGCCCGGTGACTTCGACCTGGACGCGGAGCCCACCGCCCCGACCGACACAGTCCCCACCGTCGCTCCGGACACAACGGTGACGCCGCCCGCGCCCTCGGGCGTCCGCGGCGAAGCCCTCGCCCCGACAGAGGCCGCGCCCACCCCCATCGACGACGCCCCGTCGCCCACCGAAGCGGCCCCCACCCTCACACCGCCCACGCGCGACGACCCCACCCCGTCGCCGTAG